One part of the Micrococcus sp. 2A genome encodes these proteins:
- a CDS encoding cystathionine gamma-synthase has product MTTEDPTQSFTGETAPEHDSTPDTRPRGAGFGTRAVHAGQELDEVFGAVVPPVHLSTTYAPTAIGELRRGYDYGRGTNPTRDALQTQLAALEAGVGEDGTPNATALTFASGLAAETALIMGAAEPGVTVVLGNDVYGGSYRLISTVLAKWGVRHAVVDMADVAAVGAAVEQAKAEGPVIVWLETPSNPMMKVSEVAAIAEAAHAGGALLVVDNTFATPYLQTPLALGADVVVHSTTKYIGGHSDVVGGAVVIKDPEIAEAVKFQQFAAGAVNGPFDAYLTTRGLKTLGVRMDRHQANAQAVAEWLLEQPAVSHVLYPGLPDHPGHELAQRQMRGFGGMVSVRFHGGAAAAKKVAESTRLFQLAESLGGIESLMNYPAEMTHASVAGTELAVPDDLVRLSVGIEDAADLIADLEQALAGLQA; this is encoded by the coding sequence ATGACCACCGAGGACCCCACGCAGAGCTTCACCGGCGAGACCGCCCCGGAGCACGACTCCACGCCGGACACCCGTCCGCGCGGCGCCGGCTTCGGCACCCGCGCTGTGCACGCCGGACAGGAGCTGGACGAGGTGTTCGGCGCCGTCGTGCCGCCCGTGCACCTGTCCACCACCTACGCGCCGACCGCCATCGGCGAGCTGCGCCGCGGCTACGACTACGGGCGGGGCACCAACCCGACGCGCGATGCCCTGCAGACCCAGCTGGCCGCGCTCGAGGCCGGCGTGGGGGAGGACGGCACCCCGAACGCCACCGCCCTGACCTTCGCCTCCGGGCTCGCCGCCGAGACCGCGCTCATCATGGGCGCCGCCGAGCCGGGCGTGACCGTCGTGCTGGGCAACGACGTCTACGGCGGCTCCTACCGCCTCATCTCCACGGTGCTGGCCAAGTGGGGCGTGCGCCACGCCGTGGTGGACATGGCCGACGTCGCCGCCGTGGGCGCAGCCGTCGAGCAGGCGAAGGCCGAGGGCCCCGTGATCGTGTGGCTCGAGACCCCCTCGAACCCGATGATGAAGGTCTCCGAGGTCGCCGCGATCGCCGAGGCGGCCCATGCCGGGGGCGCGCTGCTCGTCGTCGACAACACGTTCGCCACGCCCTACCTCCAGACCCCGCTCGCGCTCGGCGCGGACGTGGTGGTGCACTCCACCACCAAGTACATCGGCGGGCACTCGGACGTCGTGGGCGGAGCCGTGGTCATCAAGGACCCGGAGATCGCCGAGGCCGTGAAGTTCCAGCAGTTCGCGGCCGGCGCCGTGAACGGCCCGTTCGACGCCTACCTGACCACCCGCGGGCTCAAGACCCTCGGCGTGCGCATGGACCGCCACCAGGCCAACGCGCAGGCCGTGGCCGAGTGGCTCCTCGAGCAGCCGGCCGTGTCCCACGTGCTCTACCCGGGCCTGCCGGACCACCCGGGCCACGAGCTCGCCCAGCGCCAGATGCGGGGCTTCGGCGGCATGGTCTCCGTGCGCTTCCATGGGGGCGCGGCGGCCGCCAAGAAGGTGGCCGAGTCCACGCGCCTCTTCCAGCTGGCCGAGTCCCTCGGCGGCATCGAGTCGCTGATGAACTACCCGGCCGAGATGACCCACGCCTCCGTGGCCGGCACCGAGCTCGCCGTCCCGGACGACCTCGTCCGCCTCTCCGTGGGCATCGAGGACGCCGCGGACCTCATCGCGGACCTCGAGCAGGCCCTCGCCGGCCTCCAGGCCTGA
- a CDS encoding YajQ family cyclic di-GMP-binding protein codes for MAGDSTFDVVSKVDSQEVSNALNQAQKEIVQRYDFKGVGAEIDFSGEKILMKANSEERVKAVKDVFESKLVKRGISLKSLDAGDPFASGKEYRIEASIKEGIDQATAKKITKLIRDEGPKAVKAQIQGDELRVSSKSRDDLQAVIAMLKDFADADLQFVNFR; via the coding sequence ATGGCCGGTGATTCCACGTTCGATGTGGTCAGCAAGGTGGACAGCCAGGAGGTGTCCAACGCCCTGAACCAGGCGCAGAAGGAGATCGTCCAGCGCTACGACTTCAAGGGCGTCGGCGCGGAGATCGACTTCTCCGGCGAGAAGATCCTCATGAAGGCGAACTCCGAGGAGCGCGTGAAGGCCGTCAAGGACGTCTTCGAGTCCAAGCTCGTCAAGCGCGGCATCTCCCTGAAGTCCCTCGACGCCGGGGACCCGTTCGCCTCCGGCAAGGAGTACCGGATCGAGGCCTCCATCAAGGAGGGCATCGACCAGGCCACCGCGAAGAAGATCACCAAGCTGATCCGGGACGAGGGCCCCAAGGCGGTCAAGGCCCAGATCCAGGGCGACGAGCTGCGCGTGTCCTCCAAGTCGCGCGACGACCTGCAGGCCGTCATCGCGATGCTCAAGGACTTCGCGGACGCCGACCTGCAGTTCGTCAACTTCCGCTGA
- a CDS encoding AMP-binding protein, with the protein MQRSPSVTQPTDPARPEETASTRGPDDVPLLEQTLAQNLDETAARLPDAPAVVECGPGGDPHTGRSWTFAELAEHSRAVAKALIAAGYGHGDRIGMWSPNVAEWTSLLYGAARAGVILVNLNPAYRSHELTYVVEQCAMRGLVVACPDARMDPPAIARQVAREGAPALEQLIMLPAGAPGDEPFAHARPGEVAGRAADAAAEEATWEAFLARAAEVSDEQLAEREAATGAEDPVNLQYTSGTTGFPKGVTLTHRNILNNGFHIGELLGYSEADTLVIPVPFFHCFGMVIGVIAAVSHGTVSVIPGRAFHPLDSLTAAAATRATSLYGVPAMFIAMLARPEAASLDLSTLRTGVMAGSPCPVEVMRRVIDELHMSEVAICYGMTETAPVSTMTRRDDTLEARTQTVGRSMPHVETKVVDPVTGQTLARGATGELCTRAYSVMLGYWNAEQKTAEVLDEDGWMHSGDLASMDADGFVRIEGRIKDLVIRGGENISPREVEEFLHAHPDVQDVQVVGVPDERYGEELMACLIMREGAEPLTVEAVREFATGRIAHFKIPAYVRIMDAFPMTVSGKVRKVELREEGAAVIGAAGA; encoded by the coding sequence ATGCAGAGGAGTCCCAGCGTGACGCAGCCCACCGATCCCGCCCGCCCGGAGGAGACGGCGTCCACGCGGGGTCCGGACGACGTGCCGCTCCTGGAGCAGACCCTCGCCCAGAACCTGGACGAGACCGCCGCTCGCCTGCCGGACGCACCCGCCGTCGTCGAGTGCGGACCCGGCGGCGACCCGCACACCGGCCGCTCCTGGACCTTCGCGGAGCTGGCGGAGCACTCCCGCGCCGTGGCCAAGGCGCTGATCGCCGCCGGCTACGGCCACGGCGACCGCATCGGCATGTGGAGCCCCAACGTGGCGGAGTGGACGTCCCTGCTCTACGGCGCCGCGCGCGCCGGGGTCATCCTGGTCAACCTCAACCCGGCGTACCGCAGCCACGAGCTCACCTACGTGGTGGAGCAGTGCGCGATGCGTGGCCTCGTGGTGGCCTGCCCGGACGCCCGCATGGACCCGCCGGCGATCGCGCGGCAGGTGGCCCGTGAGGGAGCCCCCGCGCTGGAGCAGCTCATCATGCTGCCCGCCGGCGCCCCGGGTGATGAGCCCTTCGCGCACGCCCGCCCGGGGGAGGTGGCCGGCCGCGCCGCCGACGCCGCGGCCGAGGAGGCCACGTGGGAGGCGTTCCTGGCACGGGCCGCGGAGGTCTCGGACGAGCAGCTCGCCGAGCGCGAGGCCGCCACCGGAGCCGAGGACCCCGTGAACCTGCAGTACACCTCGGGCACCACCGGCTTCCCCAAGGGCGTCACGCTGACCCACCGCAACATCCTCAACAACGGGTTCCACATCGGCGAGCTGCTGGGCTACTCCGAGGCGGACACCCTCGTGATCCCGGTGCCCTTCTTCCACTGCTTCGGCATGGTCATCGGCGTGATCGCGGCCGTCTCCCACGGCACCGTGAGCGTCATCCCGGGCCGGGCGTTCCATCCGCTCGACTCCCTCACCGCGGCGGCCGCCACGCGCGCCACGAGCCTCTACGGCGTGCCCGCCATGTTCATCGCGATGCTGGCCCGCCCCGAGGCGGCCTCCCTGGACCTGAGCACCCTGCGCACCGGCGTCATGGCCGGGTCCCCGTGCCCCGTGGAGGTCATGCGACGCGTGATCGACGAGCTGCACATGTCCGAGGTCGCCATCTGCTACGGCATGACCGAGACCGCCCCCGTCTCCACCATGACCCGCCGCGACGACACCCTCGAGGCGCGCACCCAGACCGTCGGTCGCTCGATGCCGCACGTGGAGACCAAGGTCGTCGACCCCGTCACCGGGCAGACCCTGGCCCGCGGCGCCACCGGAGAGCTGTGCACCCGCGCCTACTCGGTGATGCTCGGCTACTGGAACGCCGAGCAGAAGACCGCGGAGGTCCTCGACGAGGACGGCTGGATGCACTCGGGCGACCTCGCCTCGATGGACGCGGACGGGTTCGTCCGCATCGAGGGACGCATCAAGGACCTCGTGATCCGCGGCGGCGAGAACATCTCTCCGCGCGAGGTGGAGGAGTTCCTCCACGCCCACCCGGACGTCCAGGACGTGCAGGTGGTCGGCGTGCCGGACGAGCGGTACGGCGAGGAGCTCATGGCCTGCCTGATCATGCGCGAGGGTGCCGAGCCGCTCACCGTCGAAGCGGTCCGCGAGTTCGCCACCGGGAGGATCGCCCACTTCAAGATCCCCGCCTACGTGCGCATCATGGACGCGTTCCCCATGACCGTCTCCGGCAAGGTCCGCAAGGTGGAGCTGCGCGAGGAGGGCGCCGCGGTGATCGGCGCGGCGGGGGCCTGA
- a CDS encoding 3-methyladenine DNA glycosylase has translation MTAPDAVRHLRVSTPVDVALTLRPLQRGAADPTVRATPQGVWLTRREPAGPDAVHVGAGPATLLVSPAVRAPDGAGGWSITARAWGPGARAAVGNAEALLGLADAGWPQFDAVADPSADPPGVGPPLPAHVWRVRRLRPGLRLPAAGALATQLMTVVLEQKVTHDQARHGWRTLVRLAAAHDAEPVPGPAPAGMLLPPTAEAVLRIPSWDWHARAWVQPSQSRTVLEVARRAETIDRLGRDVSPGDTAGLARLARRLESIPGIGPWSTAEALQRSHGAADLVSVGDFHLAQFVGQVLTGRRTDDAGMLRLLAPWAGHRHRVVRLISLSGERKQAFGPKLAPADHRRY, from the coding sequence ATGACCGCCCCGGACGCCGTGCGCCACCTCCGGGTGTCCACGCCCGTCGACGTGGCCCTCACCCTGCGGCCCCTGCAGCGCGGGGCCGCCGACCCGACCGTCCGTGCCACCCCCCAGGGCGTGTGGCTCACGCGCCGCGAGCCGGCCGGGCCCGATGCCGTCCACGTGGGTGCCGGGCCGGCCACCCTCCTGGTCTCTCCCGCGGTGCGCGCCCCGGACGGGGCCGGGGGCTGGAGCATCACCGCCCGCGCGTGGGGCCCGGGGGCCCGCGCCGCGGTCGGGAACGCCGAGGCCCTGCTGGGGCTGGCGGACGCGGGCTGGCCGCAGTTCGACGCCGTGGCCGATCCGTCGGCGGACCCGCCGGGGGTGGGCCCGCCGCTTCCGGCGCACGTGTGGCGCGTCCGCCGCCTCCGGCCCGGGCTGCGGCTGCCCGCCGCGGGCGCGCTCGCCACCCAGCTGATGACCGTGGTGCTGGAGCAGAAGGTCACGCACGACCAGGCACGCCACGGCTGGCGCACCCTCGTGCGGCTGGCCGCCGCCCACGACGCCGAGCCCGTCCCGGGCCCCGCTCCCGCGGGCATGCTGCTGCCGCCCACCGCGGAGGCCGTGCTGCGGATCCCCTCGTGGGACTGGCACGCGCGGGCGTGGGTGCAGCCCTCGCAGTCGAGGACGGTGCTGGAGGTCGCCCGGCGCGCCGAGACGATCGACCGGCTCGGGCGCGACGTCTCCCCCGGCGACACCGCAGGCCTGGCACGACTGGCCCGACGCCTGGAGTCGATTCCTGGCATCGGCCCATGGAGCACCGCCGAGGCGCTGCAGCGCAGCCACGGCGCGGCCGACCTGGTCTCGGTGGGGGACTTCCACCTCGCCCAGTTCGTGGGCCAGGTCCTCACGGGACGGCGCACGGACGACGCCGGCATGCTGCGCCTGCTCGCCCCGTGGGCCGGGCATCGGCACCGGGTGGTGCGGCTCATCTCGCTCAGCGGCGAGCGCAAGCAGGCCTTCGGGCCCAAGCTCGCCCCGGCGGACCACCGGCGGTACTGA
- a CDS encoding cystathionine beta-synthase translates to MRYAETVLELIGRTPLVKLNVVTEGVAATVLVKVEYLNPGGSVKDRIALRMIEEAEKDGRILPGGTVVEPTSGNTGVGLALVAQQKGYRTVFVTPDKVGQEKRDVLSAYGAELVVVPSSVAPDSPESYYGVADRLEGEIPGAFQPNQFFNPAAPASHYETTGPEIWEDTAGRVTHVVMGAGTGGTITGTGRFLKEVSADRASGPVRVIGADPEGSVYSGGTGRPYFVEGVGEDIWVDNYDRSVPDEVIAVSDEEAFAMTRRLAAEEGLLVGGSSGLAVAAGLRAARELGPDDVMVIVLPDSGRGYLAKIFNDAWMDERGFARDGQDTVLPGWARGRTRSAVPHAAQATTTAPRGGRWDATVGALLEDKEDLFPGSVPTIVTAAPTTSVSDAVDTMTRYGVDALPVVAEPRHDLRIGEVRGTVSAHDLAARLADGRVSPDSEVADAMGAALPLIGAATGLREAARRLLEDPTLLVARGGTVVGVLTLHDVLAYATA, encoded by the coding sequence ATGCGCTATGCCGAGACCGTCCTGGAGCTGATCGGTCGCACCCCGCTCGTGAAGCTCAACGTGGTGACCGAGGGCGTCGCCGCCACGGTGCTCGTGAAGGTGGAGTACCTGAACCCGGGCGGCTCCGTGAAGGACCGCATCGCCCTCAGGATGATCGAGGAGGCGGAGAAGGACGGCCGGATCCTCCCCGGCGGCACCGTGGTGGAGCCCACCTCCGGCAACACCGGCGTGGGCCTCGCCCTCGTGGCCCAGCAGAAGGGCTACCGCACCGTGTTCGTCACGCCGGACAAGGTCGGCCAGGAGAAGCGGGACGTGCTCTCCGCGTACGGCGCGGAGCTCGTCGTCGTGCCCTCCTCGGTCGCCCCGGACTCGCCGGAGTCGTACTACGGCGTGGCCGACCGCCTCGAGGGGGAGATCCCGGGCGCGTTCCAGCCGAACCAGTTCTTCAACCCGGCCGCGCCGGCCTCGCACTACGAGACCACGGGGCCGGAGATCTGGGAGGACACCGCCGGCCGCGTCACCCACGTCGTGATGGGCGCGGGCACGGGCGGCACCATCACCGGCACGGGCCGCTTCCTCAAGGAGGTCTCCGCGGACCGCGCGTCGGGCCCCGTCCGCGTGATCGGCGCGGACCCGGAGGGCTCCGTCTACTCCGGCGGCACGGGGCGCCCGTACTTCGTCGAGGGCGTCGGCGAGGACATCTGGGTGGACAACTACGACCGCTCGGTGCCGGACGAGGTCATCGCCGTCTCGGACGAGGAGGCCTTCGCCATGACCCGGCGGCTCGCCGCCGAGGAGGGCCTGCTCGTGGGCGGCTCCTCCGGCCTCGCCGTGGCCGCCGGCCTGCGGGCCGCGCGCGAGCTCGGCCCGGACGACGTCATGGTGATCGTGCTGCCGGACTCCGGCCGCGGCTACCTCGCCAAGATCTTCAACGACGCGTGGATGGACGAGCGCGGCTTCGCCCGCGACGGCCAGGACACCGTGCTGCCCGGGTGGGCCCGCGGCCGGACCCGCTCCGCCGTCCCGCACGCCGCGCAGGCCACGACCACGGCGCCCCGCGGCGGGCGCTGGGACGCCACCGTGGGCGCGCTGCTGGAGGACAAGGAGGACCTGTTCCCCGGCTCGGTGCCCACGATCGTGACCGCGGCGCCGACCACGTCGGTCTCGGACGCAGTGGACACCATGACGCGCTACGGCGTGGACGCGCTGCCCGTCGTCGCCGAGCCCCGCCACGACCTGCGGATCGGGGAGGTGCGCGGCACCGTGTCCGCCCACGATCTCGCGGCGCGCCTCGCGGACGGCCGGGTCAGCCCGGACTCCGAGGTCGCGGACGCCATGGGCGCCGCCCTGCCGCTCATCGGCGCGGCCACCGGCCTGCGCGAGGCGGCGCGACGCCTGCTGGAGGACCCCACCCTGCTCGTCGCCCGCGGCGGGACCGTGGTGGGCGTGCTGACACTGCACGACGTGCTGGCCTACGCCACCGCCTGA